In Carya illinoinensis cultivar Pawnee chromosome 10, C.illinoinensisPawnee_v1, whole genome shotgun sequence, one DNA window encodes the following:
- the LOC122280079 gene encoding UDP-glycosyltransferase 43-like — MATGKLELVFISTPGIGNLVPVFEFARLLVDHDPRFSATILIVTMPQRPLVNTYVQSRAAAPASNIRLIDLPAVEPPSPDQFQTSIAYISLLIEKHRPHVKHAITDLMAAATESASNHSPSRVAGLFIDMFTTSMIDVANELGIPCYLYFSSPATFLGFMLHLPILDSKLNPTDLSGLDSELVLPEFVNPVPLSVLPPSVLKKEGYAWFLHHARRYVETKGIIVNTFVELEPYSVNGVCSRQVPPVYPIGPVLDLAGPAQWHPDQVHHRKVMTWLDDQPPSSVVFLCFGSMGSLSGAQVKEIAIGLERTGLHFLWALRGPPKTLLHLPTDYENPKEVLPNGFLERTAGVGLVCGWVSQVSILAHKAIGGFVSHCGWNSILESLWHGVPIATWPVYAEQQMNAFQMVRELGLAVEITLDYKGGSDLVVAEEVERGIKRLMDGDDEVRRKVKEMGTKSRMAMKENGSSHSSLGALIGELVRN, encoded by the coding sequence ATGGCCACCggaaagttggagttggtgttCATTTCCACACCTGGGATCGGAAACCTCGTCCCTGTCTTTGAGTTCGCGCGCCTTCTCGTCGATCATGACCCTCGATTTTCTGCCACCATACTCATCGTCACCATGCCTCAAAGACCCCTCGTCAACACCTACGTACAATCACGAGCCGCCGCCCCCGCCAGTAATATCCGGTTAATCGACCTCCCTGCTGTGGAACCTCCTTCACCCGATCAGTTCCAAACTTCCATAGCCTACATATCCTTGCTCATCGAGAAACACAGGCCCCACGTAAAGCATGCGATCACCGACCTCATGGCGGCTGCAACCGAGTCAGCCTCCAACCACTCACCGTCCAGGGTCGCAGGGTTATTCATCGACATGTTTACGACTTCCATGATCGACGTGGCGAACGAGCTCGGCATCCCTTGCTACCTCTACTTCTCGTCTCCGGCGACGTTTCTCGGCTTCATGCTTCATCTTCCGATTCTAGATTCCAAACTCAACCCCACCGATTTGTCCGGCTTGGACTCCGAGTTGGTCCTCCCGGAATTCGTGAACCCGGTTCCTCTAAGCGTGTTGCCTCCATCGGTGTTGAAGAAAGAAGGGTACGCCTGGTTTTTGCATCATGCACGCAGGTACGTGGAAACAAAGGGTATTATCGTAAATACGTTTGTGGAGCTGGAGCCTTATTCGGTCAACGGAGTCTGTAGCCGTCAAGTGCCACCGGTTTATCCAATAGGGCCCGTTCTCGACCTTGCAGGACCGGCCCAATGGCATCCAGACCAGGTCCATCACCGAAAGGTCATGACGTGGCTTGACGATCAACCTCCTTCGTCAGTGGTGTTTCTGTGCTTTGGTAGCATGGGAAGTCTTAGTGGGGCTCAAGTGAAAGAGATAGCGATTGGGCTTGAACGAACTGGGCTACATTTTTTGTGGGCACTACGTGGGCCGCCGAAGACCCTATTACACCTCCCGACTGACTACGAAAATCCTAAGGAGGTCTTACCGAATGGGTTCTTGGAACGGACGGCTGGGGTTGGCCTTGTGTGCGGATGGGTCTCACAAGTGTCGATCCTGGCCCACAAGGCAATCGGAGGGTTCGTGTCGCACTGTGGCTGGAACTCCATCTTGGAGAGTTTATGGCATGGCGTGCCAATTGCCACGTGGCCTGTTTATGCAGAGCAACAGATGAACGCCTTTCAGATGGTGAGGGAACTGGGATTAGCGGTGGAAATCACGTTGGATTACAAGGGTGGTAGTGATCTGGTGGTGGCGGAGGAGGTAGAAAGAGGGATAAAACGTCTGATGGACGGTGATGATGAGGTTAGGAGAAAAGTGAAGGAAATGGGGACCAAGAGTAGAATGGCTATGAAGGAAAATGGCTCATCACATTCGTCACTCGGAGCATTGATTGGGGAGTTAGTACGTAATTAA